One window of the Shimwellia blattae DSM 4481 = NBRC 105725 genome contains the following:
- a CDS encoding YgiQ family radical SAM protein — MSSISLIQPDRDLFSWPQYWAACFGPAPFLPMSRAEMDQLGWDSCDVIIVTGDAYVDHPSFGMAIVGRMLEAQGFRVGIIAQPDWTSKEDFMRLGKPNLYFGVTAGNMDSMINRYTADRRLRSDDAYTPGNVAGKRPDRATLVYTQRCKEAWNDVPVVLGGIEASLRRIAHYDYWSDTVRRSVLVDSKADMLVYGNGERPMVELTHRLAAGEKIGDILDIRNTAILRKEALPGWSGVDSTRLDTPGRIDPIPHPYGEDLPCAETGKPEKAVASAAKPVTVQPPRPKPWEKTYVLLPSYEKVKSDKVLYAHASRILHHETNPGCARALMQKHGDRYLWVNPPAIPLSTEEMDSVFALPYQRIPHPVYGKAKIPAYDMIRFSINIMRGCFGGCSFCSITEHEGRIIQSRSEDSIINEIEAIRDTVPGFTGIISDLGGPTANMYMLRCKSPRAEQTCRRSSCVYPDICQHMDTNHQPTIDLYRRARDLDGIKKILIASGVRYDLAVEDPRYIKELAAHHVGGYLKIAPEHTEEGPLSKMQKPGMGSYDRFKELFDLYSKQAGKEQYLIPYFISAHPGTKDEDMVHLALWLKRHRFRLDQVQNFYPSPMANSTTMYYTGKNPLSKVAYKSEEVYIPRGDRQRRLHKALLRYHDPANWPMIRQALENMGMKHLIGSRRDCLVPAPTIDEIRAARRQSRGSQVALTRHSDIVHQRSAGQGAKAGAGKRPAGARTGTGKPQAARPAKPGAGRRQSIQGKKSAGK, encoded by the coding sequence ATGAGCAGCATTTCTCTGATTCAGCCCGATCGCGATCTCTTTTCATGGCCCCAGTACTGGGCTGCCTGCTTTGGCCCCGCGCCTTTTTTGCCAATGTCCCGCGCGGAGATGGATCAACTGGGCTGGGATAGCTGCGATGTGATTATCGTTACCGGAGACGCCTATGTGGATCACCCCAGTTTCGGGATGGCCATCGTCGGGCGAATGCTGGAAGCCCAGGGCTTCCGGGTGGGGATCATTGCCCAGCCGGACTGGACCAGCAAAGAGGACTTTATGCGCCTTGGCAAGCCGAACCTCTATTTCGGGGTGACTGCCGGGAATATGGACTCGATGATCAACCGCTATACCGCCGATCGCCGCCTGCGCAGCGACGATGCCTACACCCCGGGCAACGTGGCCGGTAAACGCCCGGACCGGGCGACCCTGGTCTATACCCAGCGTTGTAAAGAGGCCTGGAACGATGTGCCCGTTGTACTGGGCGGTATTGAGGCCAGCCTGCGGCGTATCGCCCACTATGATTACTGGTCCGACACGGTGCGCCGCTCAGTCCTGGTGGACTCAAAAGCCGATATGCTGGTCTACGGCAACGGCGAGCGGCCCATGGTGGAGCTGACCCACCGCCTGGCGGCGGGGGAGAAGATTGGCGATATCCTTGATATCCGCAACACCGCAATTTTGCGCAAAGAGGCGCTGCCGGGCTGGTCCGGGGTGGACTCCACCCGCCTGGATACCCCGGGGCGGATTGATCCTATTCCGCACCCTTATGGTGAGGATCTGCCCTGTGCTGAGACCGGCAAACCGGAAAAGGCGGTGGCCAGTGCAGCAAAACCAGTCACGGTGCAGCCGCCACGCCCGAAACCCTGGGAAAAGACCTACGTTCTGCTGCCGTCTTATGAAAAAGTCAAAAGCGACAAAGTGCTGTATGCGCACGCCTCGCGTATTCTGCACCATGAAACCAACCCCGGCTGTGCCAGAGCGCTGATGCAAAAACACGGCGACCGCTACCTGTGGGTTAACCCGCCTGCGATCCCGCTGTCGACCGAAGAGATGGACAGCGTATTTGCGCTGCCGTATCAGCGTATTCCGCACCCGGTATACGGTAAGGCAAAGATCCCCGCCTATGACATGATTCGCTTTTCCATCAACATTATGCGCGGCTGCTTCGGGGGCTGCTCTTTCTGCTCGATCACCGAGCACGAAGGGCGGATTATTCAGAGCCGCTCTGAAGATTCGATTATTAATGAGATTGAGGCGATCCGCGACACGGTGCCCGGCTTTACCGGTATCATTTCCGATCTCGGCGGCCCCACGGCCAATATGTATATGCTGCGCTGCAAATCGCCGCGGGCGGAACAGACCTGCCGCCGCTCGTCCTGCGTGTACCCGGATATCTGCCAGCATATGGATACCAACCACCAGCCGACTATCGATCTGTACCGCCGGGCCCGGGATCTGGACGGGATTAAAAAAATCCTGATAGCCTCCGGCGTGCGTTACGATCTGGCGGTGGAAGATCCGCGCTATATCAAAGAGCTGGCCGCTCACCACGTGGGTGGCTATCTGAAAATTGCCCCGGAACACACCGAAGAGGGCCCGCTGTCCAAAATGCAAAAACCGGGTATGGGCAGTTATGACCGGTTCAAAGAGCTGTTTGATCTCTACTCGAAGCAGGCGGGCAAAGAGCAGTATTTAATTCCGTATTTTATTTCCGCCCACCCGGGCACCAAAGACGAAGATATGGTGCATCTGGCCCTGTGGCTGAAGCGCCACCGGTTCCGTCTCGACCAGGTGCAGAACTTTTACCCCTCGCCGATGGCGAACTCCACCACCATGTATTACACCGGGAAGAACCCGCTCAGTAAGGTGGCCTATAAGAGTGAAGAGGTGTATATCCCGCGCGGCGATCGCCAGCGCCGTCTGCACAAGGCGCTGCTGCGTTACCACGATCCGGCTAACTGGCCGATGATCCGCCAGGCGCTGGAAAATATGGGCATGAAGCACCTGATAGGCAGCCGCCGTGACTGCCTGGTACCGGCACCGACGATAGATGAAATACGTGCCGCCCGTCGCCAGAGCCGGGGCAGCCAGGTGGCGCTAACCCGCCATTCGGATATTGTGCACCAGCGCAGCGCTGGTCAGGGGGCGAAGGCCGGGGCCGGTAAACGCCCGGCAGGGGCCCGCACCGGCACCGGGAAGCCCCAGGCCGCCCGCCCGGCAAAACCGGGTGCCGGCCGCCGCCAGAGCATTCAGGGGAAGAAGTCCGCAGGTAAGTAA
- the rpiA gene encoding ribose-5-phosphate isomerase RpiA has translation MTQDELKKAVGWAALQYVQPGTIVGVGTGSTAAHFIDALGTMKNQIEGAVSSSDASTEKLKSLGITVFDLNEVDSLGIYVDGADEINGHMQMIKGGGAALTREKIIASVAEKFICIADSSKQVDILGRFPLPVEVIPMARSCVARTLVKLGGRPEYRQGVLTDNGNVILDVHGLEILDPVALEDAINAIPGVVTVGLFARRGADVALIGTPDGVRTIISK, from the coding sequence ATGACGCAGGATGAACTGAAAAAGGCCGTAGGCTGGGCTGCACTTCAATATGTACAACCGGGCACCATTGTTGGTGTGGGCACTGGCTCTACCGCCGCCCACTTTATTGATGCTCTGGGCACCATGAAAAACCAGATTGAAGGGGCGGTTTCCAGTTCCGATGCCTCCACCGAAAAACTCAAAAGCCTGGGTATTACGGTGTTTGACCTGAATGAGGTTGACTCACTGGGGATTTACGTTGACGGCGCCGATGAAATTAACGGCCACATGCAGATGATCAAAGGCGGTGGCGCGGCCCTGACCCGGGAAAAAATTATTGCCTCCGTTGCAGAGAAGTTTATCTGCATCGCAGACAGCTCCAAACAGGTGGATATTCTTGGGCGCTTCCCGCTGCCGGTTGAAGTGATCCCGATGGCGCGCAGCTGTGTTGCGCGCACGCTGGTGAAACTGGGCGGGCGCCCGGAGTACCGCCAGGGCGTGCTGACCGATAACGGCAACGTCATTCTGGACGTTCACGGGCTGGAAATTCTGGATCCGGTCGCCCTGGAAGACGCCATTAACGCCATTCCGGGCGTGGTGACCGTGGGCCTGTTTGCCCGTCGCGGGGCCGATGTTGCGCTGATCGGTACGCCGGATGGGGTTAGAACCATCATCAGTAAATAA
- a CDS encoding LysR family transcriptional regulator ArgP translates to MKRPDYRTLQALDAVIRERGFERAAQKLCITQSAVSQRIKQLENMFGQPLLVRTVPPRPTEQGQKLLALLRQVELLEEEWLGDEQSGSTPLLLSIAVNADSLATWLLPALAPVLADSPIRLNLQVEDETRTQERLRRGEVVGAVSIQPQALPSCLVDKLGALDYLFVASRPFAERYFPNGVTRASLLKAPAVAFDHLDDMHQAFVQQHFDLPPGSVPCHIVNSSEAFVQLARQGTTCCMIPHLQIEKELRTGELIDLTPGLFQRRMLYWHRFAPESRMMRQVTDALLEYGHHALRQE, encoded by the coding sequence ATGAAACGCCCGGACTACAGGACACTACAGGCACTTGATGCCGTTATCAGGGAGCGGGGATTCGAGCGCGCTGCGCAAAAGCTCTGTATTACTCAGTCAGCGGTTTCGCAGCGTATTAAACAGCTGGAAAATATGTTTGGCCAGCCTCTGCTGGTGCGCACCGTCCCCCCCCGTCCGACAGAACAAGGGCAAAAGTTGCTGGCGTTGCTGCGCCAGGTGGAGCTGCTGGAAGAAGAGTGGCTGGGTGATGAGCAAAGCGGCTCTACCCCGTTGCTGTTATCTATTGCGGTCAACGCGGACAGCCTGGCCACCTGGCTGTTACCGGCGCTGGCCCCGGTACTGGCCGACTCCCCCATCCGCCTGAACCTCCAGGTTGAGGATGAAACCCGCACCCAGGAGCGCCTGCGCCGGGGGGAAGTGGTTGGTGCGGTGAGTATCCAGCCCCAGGCGCTGCCCAGCTGCCTGGTGGATAAGCTCGGTGCGCTGGACTATCTGTTTGTCGCCTCCCGGCCCTTTGCCGAGCGCTATTTTCCCAACGGTGTTACCCGGGCGTCCCTGCTGAAGGCACCGGCGGTGGCCTTTGACCATCTGGATGATATGCATCAGGCGTTTGTGCAGCAGCATTTTGACCTGCCGCCGGGCAGCGTGCCCTGCCATATTGTGAACTCGTCAGAAGCCTTTGTGCAGCTGGCGCGCCAGGGCACAACCTGCTGCATGATCCCGCATCTGCAAATCGAAAAGGAGCTGCGCACCGGGGAGCTGATTGATCTGACCCCGGGGCTGTTCCAGCGCCGCATGCTGTACTGGCACCGCTTTGCGCCGGAAAGCCGCATGATGCGCCAGGTTACAGATGCCCTGCTGGAATACGGGCATCACGCCCTGCGCCAGGAGTAG
- the serA gene encoding phosphoglycerate dehydrogenase, whose translation MAKVSLEKDKIKFLLVEGVHQKAIDSLRAAGYTNIEYHKGALDSDALKASIRDAHFIGLRSRTHLTEDVIAAAEKLIAIGCFCIGTNQVDLDAAARRGIPVFNAPFSNTRSVAELVIGELLLLLRGVPEANAKAHRGIWNKQAVGCFEARGKKLGIIGYGHIGTQLGILAESLGMHVFFYDIESKLPLGNATQVQHLSDLLNMSDVVSLHVPENASTKNMIAAEQLAMMKPGALLINASRGTVVDIPALCDALSSKHLAGAAIDVFPTEPATNSDPFSSPLIEFDNVLLTPHIGGSTMEAQENIGLEVAGKLTKYSDNGSTLSAVNFPEASLPQHPSGARRLLHIHENRPGVLTAINHIFADQGINIAAQYLQTSVHVGYVVIDINADEEIARNALQQMRAIPGTVRARLLY comes from the coding sequence ATGGCAAAAGTATCACTGGAGAAAGACAAGATTAAGTTCCTGCTGGTTGAAGGTGTACACCAGAAGGCGATTGATAGCCTGCGCGCGGCGGGCTATACCAACATTGAGTACCATAAAGGCGCGCTGGACAGCGATGCGTTAAAGGCATCCATCCGCGATGCCCACTTCATTGGTTTACGATCCCGCACCCATCTGACTGAAGACGTTATTGCCGCGGCGGAAAAACTGATTGCGATTGGCTGCTTCTGTATTGGTACTAACCAGGTGGATCTGGATGCGGCCGCCAGACGCGGTATTCCGGTATTTAACGCCCCCTTCTCAAACACCCGTTCCGTGGCTGAGCTGGTGATTGGCGAGCTGCTGCTGCTGCTGCGCGGCGTACCGGAGGCAAACGCAAAAGCGCACCGTGGTATCTGGAATAAACAGGCTGTCGGGTGTTTTGAAGCGCGCGGGAAAAAGCTGGGGATCATCGGTTACGGCCATATCGGCACCCAGCTGGGCATCCTGGCCGAATCCCTGGGGATGCACGTCTTCTTCTATGATATTGAAAGTAAATTGCCGCTGGGGAACGCAACCCAGGTTCAGCACCTTTCCGACCTGCTTAATATGAGCGATGTGGTCAGCCTGCATGTGCCGGAAAACGCCTCCACCAAAAATATGATTGCCGCTGAACAACTGGCAATGATGAAGCCCGGGGCGCTGCTGATTAACGCCTCCCGCGGGACGGTGGTCGATATTCCGGCCCTGTGCGACGCCCTGAGCAGCAAGCACCTGGCGGGGGCCGCTATTGATGTCTTCCCCACGGAGCCCGCCACCAACAGCGACCCGTTCAGCTCACCGCTGATTGAGTTTGATAATGTGCTGCTGACGCCCCACATCGGCGGCTCCACCATGGAAGCGCAGGAAAATATTGGCCTGGAAGTGGCCGGGAAGCTGACCAAATACTCGGACAACGGCTCGACACTTTCGGCGGTGAACTTCCCGGAAGCCTCCCTGCCGCAGCACCCGAGCGGTGCCCGTCGCCTGCTGCATATTCATGAAAACCGCCCCGGCGTGCTGACGGCCATCAACCATATTTTTGCCGATCAGGGGATTAACATTGCCGCCCAGTATCTGCAGACCTCGGTGCATGTGGGGTATGTGGTGATTGATATTAACGCGGATGAAGAAATTGCCCGTAATGCGCTGCAGCAGATGCGGGCCATCCCCGGTACGGTGCGCGCCCGCCTGCTGTACTGA
- the fbaA gene encoding class II fructose-bisphosphate aldolase: MSKIFDFVKPGVITGDDVQKVFQVAKENNFALPAVNCVGTDSINAVLEAAAKVRAPVIVQFSNGGAAFIAGKGLKAEGAQQAAILGAISGAHHVHQMAVHYGVPVILHTDHCAKKLLPWLDGLLDEGEKHFAATGKPLFSSHMIDLSEESLEENIEICSKYLTRMSKIGMTLEIELGCTGGEEDGVDNSHMDASALYTQPQDVDYAYTKLNAISPRFTIAASFGNVHGVYKPGNVKLTPTILRDSQDYVSKKHNLPHNSLNFVFHGGSGSTAEEIKESVGYGVIKMNIDTDTQWATWEGILNYYKENEAYLQGQLGNPKGADQPNKKYYDPRVWLRAGQSSMVARLEKAFHELNAVDVL; the protein is encoded by the coding sequence ATGTCTAAAATTTTTGATTTCGTAAAACCTGGGGTTATCACTGGTGATGACGTTCAGAAAGTTTTCCAGGTCGCCAAAGAAAACAATTTTGCGCTGCCGGCTGTAAACTGCGTGGGTACTGACTCTATCAACGCGGTGCTGGAAGCTGCGGCGAAAGTACGTGCGCCGGTTATTGTTCAGTTCTCTAATGGTGGCGCTGCGTTTATCGCAGGTAAAGGTCTGAAAGCGGAAGGCGCGCAGCAGGCTGCTATTCTGGGCGCTATCTCTGGTGCGCACCACGTTCACCAGATGGCTGTACACTACGGTGTTCCGGTTATCCTGCACACTGACCACTGCGCGAAAAAACTGCTGCCGTGGCTGGACGGCCTGCTGGACGAAGGTGAAAAACACTTCGCTGCGACCGGCAAACCGCTGTTCTCTTCCCATATGATTGACCTGTCTGAAGAGTCTCTGGAAGAGAATATCGAAATTTGCTCTAAATACCTGACCCGCATGTCTAAAATTGGCATGACGCTGGAAATCGAACTGGGTTGCACCGGTGGTGAAGAAGACGGCGTAGATAACAGCCATATGGATGCTTCTGCCCTGTATACTCAGCCGCAGGACGTTGATTACGCCTACACCAAACTGAACGCCATCAGCCCGCGTTTCACCATTGCCGCCTCTTTCGGTAACGTACACGGTGTGTATAAGCCGGGTAACGTGAAACTGACCCCGACTATCCTGCGCGACTCTCAGGACTATGTTTCCAAAAAACATAACCTGCCGCACAACAGCCTGAACTTCGTCTTCCACGGTGGCTCCGGCTCTACTGCTGAAGAGATCAAAGAATCTGTTGGTTACGGTGTTATCAAAATGAACATCGATACCGACACCCAGTGGGCAACCTGGGAAGGTATTCTGAACTACTACAAAGAAAACGAAGCGTATCTGCAGGGCCAGCTGGGTAACCCGAAAGGTGCCGATCAGCCGAACAAGAAATACTATGATCCGCGTGTCTGGCTGCGTGCCGGTCAGAGCAGCATGGTAGCCCGTCTGGAAAAAGCATTCCACGAGCTGAACGCGGTAGACGTGCTGTAA
- the dkgA gene encoding 2,5-didehydrogluconate reductase DkgA: MTHPTIIRLQDGNIMPQLGLGVWKATNEEVVNAIDKALEIGYRAIDTAAAYKNEEGVGTAIRQSSLPREELFITTKLWNDDQPRPRQALEASLEKLQLDYVDLWLMHWPVPGKDHYLEAWQGMIELQQQGLVKSIGVCNFQIEHLKKLIDETGVAPVINQIELHPLMQQRQLHAWNATHKIQTESWSPLAQGGEGVFDNKIIRHLADKYNKTPAQIVIRWHLDNGLVVIPKSVTPSRIAENFAVWDFRLEKDELGEIAKMDIGKRLGPDPDTFGA, from the coding sequence ATGACACATCCTACAATCATCAGGCTCCAGGATGGCAATATCATGCCGCAGCTCGGCCTTGGCGTGTGGAAAGCCACCAACGAAGAGGTGGTGAACGCAATTGATAAAGCGCTGGAGATCGGCTATCGCGCCATTGATACGGCTGCCGCCTACAAGAACGAGGAAGGGGTCGGCACCGCTATCCGCCAGTCTTCCCTGCCCCGCGAGGAGCTGTTTATCACCACCAAACTGTGGAATGACGATCAGCCACGCCCGCGCCAGGCCCTGGAGGCCAGCCTGGAAAAGCTCCAGCTCGACTATGTGGATCTGTGGCTGATGCACTGGCCGGTGCCCGGTAAAGATCACTACCTGGAGGCCTGGCAAGGCATGATAGAGCTGCAACAGCAGGGGCTGGTAAAAAGTATCGGGGTCTGTAATTTCCAGATAGAGCACCTGAAAAAGCTGATTGATGAAACCGGCGTTGCCCCGGTTATCAACCAGATAGAGCTCCACCCGCTGATGCAGCAGCGCCAGCTCCACGCCTGGAACGCCACCCACAAGATCCAGACCGAATCCTGGAGCCCGCTGGCACAAGGCGGTGAAGGGGTGTTTGACAATAAAATTATTCGCCACCTGGCGGATAAATATAACAAAACCCCGGCGCAAATCGTGATCCGCTGGCATCTGGACAACGGCCTGGTGGTGATACCGAAATCGGTAACTCCGTCGCGGATTGCGGAAAACTTTGCCGTGTGGGATTTCCGGCTGGAAAAAGACGAACTGGGCGAAATCGCCAAAATGGATATCGGCAAGCGCTTAGGGCCGGATCCGGACACCTTCGGCGCTTAA
- the pgk gene encoding phosphoglycerate kinase codes for MSVIKMTDLDLAGKRVLIRSDLNVPVKDGKVTSDARIRASLPTIELALKQGAKVMVTSHLGRPTEGEYNEEFSLLPVVNYLKDKLSAPVRLAKDYLDGVDVAAGELVVLENVRFNKGEKKDDETLSKKYAALCDVYVMDAFGTAHRAQASTHGVGRFADVACAGPLLAAELDALGKALKEPARPMVAIVGGSKVSTKLTVLDSLSKIADQLIVGGGIANTFIAAQGHNVGKSLYEADLVDEAKRLLTTCDIPVPTDVRVATEFSETAPATLKSVSAVNADEQILDIGDVSAEKLAEILKNAKTILWNGPVGVFEFPNFRKGTEIVANAIADSEGFSIAGGGDTLAAIDLFGIADKISYISTGGGAFLEFVEGKVLPAVAMLEERAKK; via the coding sequence ATGTCTGTAATTAAGATGACCGATCTGGATCTGGCGGGTAAACGCGTACTGATCCGTTCTGATCTGAACGTGCCGGTAAAAGACGGTAAAGTTACCTCTGATGCGCGTATCCGTGCATCTCTGCCGACTATCGAGCTGGCCCTGAAACAGGGTGCGAAAGTGATGGTAACTTCCCACCTTGGCCGCCCGACTGAAGGTGAGTACAACGAAGAATTCTCTCTGCTGCCGGTTGTTAACTACCTGAAAGACAAACTGTCTGCTCCGGTACGTCTGGCAAAAGACTACCTGGACGGTGTGGACGTTGCCGCCGGTGAACTGGTTGTGCTGGAAAACGTGCGCTTTAACAAAGGCGAGAAGAAAGACGACGAAACCCTGTCTAAAAAATACGCCGCACTGTGCGACGTATACGTAATGGATGCTTTCGGTACTGCGCACCGCGCTCAGGCATCTACCCACGGTGTAGGCCGTTTTGCTGATGTCGCCTGTGCCGGTCCGCTGCTGGCTGCTGAGCTGGACGCGCTGGGTAAAGCGCTCAAAGAGCCAGCCCGCCCGATGGTTGCCATCGTTGGTGGTTCTAAAGTTTCTACCAAACTGACCGTGCTGGACTCCCTGTCCAAAATCGCTGACCAGCTGATCGTCGGCGGCGGTATTGCCAACACCTTTATTGCCGCACAGGGCCACAATGTGGGTAAATCCCTGTACGAAGCAGACCTGGTTGATGAAGCCAAACGCCTGCTGACCACCTGTGATATCCCGGTTCCGACGGATGTTCGCGTGGCAACGGAGTTCTCTGAAACTGCACCGGCAACCCTGAAATCTGTCAGCGCAGTCAATGCAGACGAGCAGATCCTCGATATCGGTGACGTTTCCGCTGAGAAACTGGCCGAAATTCTGAAAAATGCCAAAACCATTCTGTGGAATGGCCCGGTTGGAGTCTTTGAGTTCCCGAACTTCCGTAAAGGGACTGAGATTGTTGCCAACGCCATTGCCGACAGCGAAGGCTTCTCTATCGCCGGTGGTGGTGACACCCTGGCCGCTATCGACCTGTTTGGCATTGCCGATAAAATCTCTTACATTTCTACCGGCGGCGGTGCATTCCTTGAATTCGTAGAAGGCAAGGTTCTGCCAGCCGTAGCGATGCTTGAAGAGCGCGCTAAAAAATAA
- the argO gene encoding arginine exporter ArgO has protein sequence MLSYYFQGLALGSAMILPLGPQNAFVMNQGIRRQYHIMIAALCAVSDLVLICAGIFGGSAVLMQSPWLLALVTWGGVLFLVWYGWGALRMAASNSPALASAEVMRQGRWRIIATMLAVTWLNPHVYLDTFVVLGSLGGQLAEEPKRWFALGTVSASFIWFFGLALLAAWLAPRLRTVKAQRIINGLVGMVMWGIALGLAREGIGHVQALFS, from the coding sequence GTGTTATCTTATTATTTTCAGGGGCTTGCATTGGGCTCTGCGATGATCCTCCCCCTCGGCCCACAAAACGCCTTTGTGATGAACCAGGGGATCCGCCGCCAGTACCATATTATGATTGCCGCCCTGTGCGCGGTGAGTGACCTGGTGCTGATTTGCGCCGGTATTTTTGGCGGCAGCGCGGTGCTGATGCAGTCCCCCTGGCTGCTGGCGCTGGTGACCTGGGGCGGGGTACTGTTTTTAGTGTGGTACGGCTGGGGTGCTTTGCGCATGGCCGCCAGTAACAGCCCGGCGCTGGCCAGTGCCGAGGTGATGCGCCAGGGGCGCTGGCGGATTATCGCGACCATGCTGGCGGTCACCTGGCTGAACCCCCATGTCTATCTGGATACCTTCGTGGTGCTGGGCAGCCTGGGTGGCCAGCTGGCAGAAGAGCCAAAACGCTGGTTTGCCCTGGGTACGGTCAGCGCGTCGTTTATCTGGTTTTTTGGCCTGGCGCTGCTGGCGGCCTGGCTGGCACCGCGCCTGCGCACCGTAAAAGCCCAGCGCATTATTAACGGCCTGGTCGGTATGGTAATGTGGGGCATTGCGCTGGGTCTGGCGCGGGAAGGGATCGGCCATGTTCAGGCGTTATTTTCCTGA
- the mscS gene encoding small-conductance mechanosensitive channel MscS — translation MKDINVVDSIHEAGGWLTRNQDLLLGYAVNIVAAIMILIVGLIIARLISKTINRLMLARNIDSTVADFLSALVRYGIIAFTLIAALGRVGVQTASVIAILGAAGLAVGMALQGSLSNLAAGVLLVTFRPFRTGEYVDLGGIAGTVLNVHIFSSTLRTADGKIVVVPNGKVIAGNIINFSREPARRNEWVIGVGYDADIDQVKQLITDILMADERVLKDRELVVRMNELGASSINFVARAWSNSADLMPVYWDTLEAVKKTLDSHRISFPYPQMDVHLHNPGATAQQ, via the coding sequence ATGAAAGACATTAACGTGGTGGACAGCATTCACGAGGCGGGAGGCTGGCTGACCCGTAATCAGGATTTGTTACTGGGCTACGCGGTGAACATTGTTGCGGCAATTATGATTCTGATTGTCGGGTTGATTATCGCGCGGCTGATTTCAAAAACCATTAACCGGCTGATGCTGGCGCGCAACATTGACAGTACCGTGGCCGATTTTCTGTCTGCCCTGGTGCGCTACGGGATCATCGCCTTCACCCTGATTGCGGCACTGGGCCGGGTAGGGGTGCAGACCGCGTCGGTAATCGCGATACTGGGTGCCGCCGGTCTGGCCGTAGGTATGGCCCTGCAGGGCTCGCTCTCTAACCTGGCCGCCGGGGTGCTGCTGGTGACCTTCCGGCCATTCCGTACCGGTGAGTATGTGGATCTGGGCGGTATCGCCGGTACAGTGCTCAATGTGCATATCTTCTCCAGCACACTGCGCACGGCAGACGGCAAAATTGTTGTAGTGCCGAACGGTAAAGTGATCGCGGGCAATATTATTAACTTCTCCCGGGAGCCGGCACGCCGCAATGAGTGGGTGATTGGCGTGGGCTATGATGCGGATATCGACCAGGTCAAACAGCTGATTACCGACATTCTGATGGCCGATGAGCGGGTGCTCAAAGATCGCGAACTGGTGGTGCGGATGAATGAACTGGGCGCATCGTCGATTAACTTTGTGGCCCGGGCATGGAGCAACAGCGCCGATCTGATGCCGGTCTACTGGGACACCCTGGAAGCGGTGAAAAAGACCCTCGACAGTCACCGGATCAGCTTCCCGTACCCGCAAATGGATGTGCACCTGCACAACCCCGGGGCGACAGCTCAGCAGTAA
- a CDS encoding oxidative stress defense protein, with translation MKFKILVLAAMMGLGGSATAMAADLPDSPHIVTTGTATVDAVPDIARLNIEVNVSAKDAGSAKKQADQKVAQYMTFLQNNGVEKKDINAANLRTQPVYEYSKEGKAILKGYQAIRNVTVTVRNLNKLNDLLDGALKAGLNEIRSVSFEVDQPQAYQDKARQAAIENAIHQASKLAEGFHTKLGPVWSIRYQVSDARPMPVMRMMKASAAPEASVSDTYEQQKIQFDDRVEVVFGLDNGRAPAPAAH, from the coding sequence GTGAAGTTTAAAATTCTGGTTCTGGCAGCAATGATGGGCCTGGGTGGCAGTGCCACGGCGATGGCGGCAGATTTGCCCGACAGCCCCCATATTGTGACCACGGGTACCGCAACGGTTGATGCAGTGCCGGATATCGCGCGGCTGAATATTGAAGTGAATGTGTCCGCCAAAGACGCGGGAAGCGCCAAAAAACAGGCGGACCAGAAAGTCGCCCAGTATATGACATTCCTGCAAAACAACGGGGTGGAGAAGAAAGACATCAACGCGGCCAACCTGCGTACCCAGCCGGTGTATGAGTACAGCAAAGAGGGTAAAGCTATCCTCAAAGGCTACCAGGCTATCCGCAATGTCACGGTGACGGTGCGTAACCTGAATAAACTCAACGATCTGCTGGATGGTGCCCTGAAAGCGGGCCTGAATGAAATCCGCTCAGTCTCCTTTGAAGTGGACCAGCCTCAGGCCTATCAGGATAAAGCCCGCCAGGCGGCCATTGAGAATGCTATCCACCAGGCGAGCAAGCTGGCCGAAGGGTTCCACACCAAACTGGGGCCGGTGTGGAGTATCCGCTACCAGGTGTCTGATGCACGGCCAATGCCGGTGATGCGCATGATGAAAGCCTCTGCCGCGCCTGAGGCTTCCGTCAGCGATACCTACGAGCAGCAGAAAATACAGTTTGATGATCGCGTAGAGGTGGTTTTCGGGCTGGATAACGGACGTGCTCCCGCCCCTGCGGCGCACTGA